The genomic DNA TTCTCAAAGAGTTTGATGATCAGATTAAGGAATACAAGCGAAATGCCCGCACTGCCCACAACCTCCCGGATAAACTGGCTGCACAGAAAAAGATCCGCGATCTGGAAAAGAAGCGGGATGCCGCGTGGCGCGAGTACGACATTGCCGGAAGAGAGATAGAAAAACAGAAAGATGAACTGATAGATAGAATTGAAAAAAATCTCAAGCAGAACGTGACCACCGAGAAACTATTTACCATTCAATGGAAGGTAACATAGGAGAAGACTATGGCGAATATCGAAAAACTCGATCTTAAGAGCAAAAACATCACCGATGAGCAGAAAGCAAAACTAAAAGAGCTGTTCCCGGAGGTACTCACGGAAGGCAAAGTCGACTTCGAAAAGCTACGTTTGACCCTCGGCGATGAGATAGATGAGGGAGAAGAACGTTTCGGCATGACATGGCCGGGAAAACGCGACTGTTTCAAAGTCATTCAGGAACCCAGCATCGGGACACTGAAACCTTGCAGGGAAGAGAGCGTTGACTTTGACACAACGGAGAACCTCTTTATTGAAGGCGATAATCTGGAAGTGCTCAAACTGCTGCAGAAGTCCTATTACGGCAAGGTCAAGATGATCTATATCGATCCGCCCTACAACACCGGAAATGAGTTTATCTATCCTGATAAATATTCGGAATCTCTGGAGACCTACCTGGCCTATACCGGGCAGGTGGACGATGAGGGGAGAAAGTTTTCAACCAATACAGAGACAGATGGCCGGTTTCATTCCAAGTGGTTGAATATGATGTATCCGAGGTTGTTTCTGGCGAAAAATCTGTTGAGGGAAGATGGAGTTATATTTATCAGTATTGATGATAATGAAGTATATAATCTGCGTAAGATATGTGATGAAGTTTTTGGCGAGGAAAACTATCGAAATGAATGCGTAATTAGAAGGGGAGCAAAGTCAGTTCAAGCACAGTTTGAGACATGGGATAAACTCGGAAGTGGATTTGAACGAATTATCATCTATTCTAAACGTTCCGATTATCGATTTCCAAAGCAACTAAGAAGACTTGATGAGGTTAAACAAGGTTCATGGAACAATCATTGGCGGGGTACTGAGAGACCAACCATGAGATACGAACTGTTCGGAATTATACCAAGTAGTGGCCAATGGCGTTGGGGTAAAGAAAGAAGTTTTGCCGCTATTGAGAACTACAAAAAATTATTACTTGAACTGAATGTAGCGGAAGAATCCATCACACAAGAACAGATAGATGAGTATTATACGAGAAAATTTGATGATGGTGACGATTTAGATTTTCTTCGTCTCTCATCGAATAGCAAACCTGAACATTACGTTCCTCCAACTGATTCTACCTTACTCAACGATATCTGGTTTGATTTACCAATATCAAGCTCAAAGGAGGTTCGGGCTCTTTTCGATAAGAAAAAAATATTTGACAATCCCAAACCCACTGCATTGATAAAGCGAATGCTGGCTTTCGGGAGTGGAAAAGACATCATCCTTGATTTCTTCTCTGGCTCCTGCACCACTACTCATGCTGTCTTGGATCTAAATAAAGAAGATGGCGGCAATCGCAAGTTCATCATGGTGCAATTACCAGAACCTACTGACGAAAATTCCGAAGCCCACAACGCTGGTTACAAAACCATATCGGACATCGGCAAAGAACGCATCCGCCGGGTTATAAAGCAAATCAACAAAGAAAAAGAAGGCACCCTCGCTTTTAAAGAGACAAAACAGGATTTAGGATTCAAGGTCTTCAAGCTCGACAAATCCAATTTCAAGATATGGGACGGCGCTGTTGATGACAAACCCATTCATGAACAACTCGAATTTGCCATTGACCACATCGACCCGAACAGTAAAGAAGATGATATCCTCTATGAGATTCTTCTTAAATCGGGCTTTGAACTGACTACGCCTTTAGAAACACTTACCCTTGAAGGCAAAAAAGTTTATTCCGTCGCTGAAGGTGCTCTCCTCATCTGCCTTGAAATGAATTTGACCAAAGAGCTTATCCGCGCAATCGCGAAGATGGAGCCGCAGAGAGTCGTCTGCCTGGATTCGGGATTTGAGGGCAACGACCAGCTAAAAACAAATGCCGTGCAGATAATGAAAACCTCTGATGTTGAAAGCTTCAGGACAGTGTGATGATGAAATTTAAATTTGACGCTAAGCAGCAGTATCAACTTGAGGGAATACAGGCGGTGGTTGATCTGTTCGACGGCCAGCCGCTGAGCAAGGGTTCGTTTGAACTTACTGTTGAGGAAAGTTTTATGAACGTTTCTCAGGCCCTTACTCACCTTGGAATCGGCAATAACATTGCACTGATGAAAAATGAGGTTACTGATAATCTAAACAAGGTCCAACGACGAAACAACATTGCCCGCCAGACCGACATTGAAACACAAGGGATGAACTTTGCCGTTGAAATGGAAACCGGCACCGGCAAGACCTATGTCTATCTGCGCACCATTTTTGAATTGAATGATAAATACGGGTTCAAGAAGTTCATTATCGTGGTTCCCTCGGTGGCCATACGGGAAGGGGTCCTGAAATCAATCGACATGATGAAGGAACATTTCCAGGATCTCTACAACAATATCCCCTTTGATCATTTCGTATACGATTCAAGGAGAGTGAACGCGCTTCGCGGGTTTGCCGCTGCCAACCAGATGCAGGTCATGATCATCAACATCGATTCCTTCAACAAGAAAGCAAACAATATTATCCATGACCTTCGCGATAAAATGGGAGGCAGGCGACCCATAGAATTCATACAGGCCACCAATCCCATCGTAATTATGGACGAGCCGCAGAATATGGAAAGTGCCATAGCAAAGGAAGCGATAGACTCTTTACGCCCCCTCTGCACCCTGCGATATTCCGCGACCCACAGAGACCGGTATAACCTTATCTATCAAGTTAATCCGATCGATGCCTTTCAGATGCGCCTGGTGAAGAAGATATCCGTTGCGCCCGTCCTTGCCGAAAACAATGCCAACTCGGCATTTATCAAGGTCAATTCAATTACAAACAGAAACGGCAGGTTTGCCGCTACCCTGACTATCCATAAACAATCTGGTGATGGACCTAAAACTTCGAAAGTCACGGTCAAACAGGATGATGACCTGTTTATGAAATCTAATGAACGGGAAATGTACCGGAATGGTTTTATTGTTACTGAAATCAATGCGCGACCGGGTATGGAATATGTGAAATTCTCCAATGGAATCCGACTCAGCCTTGGAGAAGAACAGGGTGGTTTCCGGGATGATATTATCAGAGAACAGCTACGCGAAACAGTAAAGGCACACTTCGAAAAAGAGGCACAGG from Syntrophales bacterium includes the following:
- a CDS encoding site-specific DNA-methyltransferase → MANIEKLDLKSKNITDEQKAKLKELFPEVLTEGKVDFEKLRLTLGDEIDEGEERFGMTWPGKRDCFKVIQEPSIGTLKPCREESVDFDTTENLFIEGDNLEVLKLLQKSYYGKVKMIYIDPPYNTGNEFIYPDKYSESLETYLAYTGQVDDEGRKFSTNTETDGRFHSKWLNMMYPRLFLAKNLLREDGVIFISIDDNEVYNLRKICDEVFGEENYRNECVIRRGAKSVQAQFETWDKLGSGFERIIIYSKRSDYRFPKQLRRLDEVKQGSWNNHWRGTERPTMRYELFGIIPSSGQWRWGKERSFAAIENYKKLLLELNVAEESITQEQIDEYYTRKFDDGDDLDFLRLSSNSKPEHYVPPTDSTLLNDIWFDLPISSSKEVRALFDKKKIFDNPKPTALIKRMLAFGSGKDIILDFFSGSCTTTHAVLDLNKEDGGNRKFIMVQLPEPTDENSEAHNAGYKTISDIGKERIRRVIKQINKEKEGTLAFKETKQDLGFKVFKLDKSNFKIWDGAVDDKPIHEQLEFAIDHIDPNSKEDDILYEILLKSGFELTTPLETLTLEGKKVYSVAEGALLICLEMNLTKELIRAIAKMEPQRVVCLDSGFEGNDQLKTNAVQIMKTSDVESFRTV
- a CDS encoding DEAD/DEAH box helicase family protein — its product is MMKFKFDAKQQYQLEGIQAVVDLFDGQPLSKGSFELTVEESFMNVSQALTHLGIGNNIALMKNEVTDNLNKVQRRNNIARQTDIETQGMNFAVEMETGTGKTYVYLRTIFELNDKYGFKKFIIVVPSVAIREGVLKSIDMMKEHFQDLYNNIPFDHFVYDSRRVNALRGFAAANQMQVMIINIDSFNKKANNIIHDLRDKMGGRRPIEFIQATNPIVIMDEPQNMESAIAKEAIDSLRPLCTLRYSATHRDRYNLIYQVNPIDAFQMRLVKKISVAPVLAENNANSAFIKVNSITNRNGRFAATLTIHKQSGDGPKTSKVTVKQDDDLFMKSNEREMYRNGFIVTEINARPGMEYVKFSNGIRLSLGEEQGGFRDDIIREQLRETVKAHFEKEAQVKDMGIKVLSLFFIDRVANYRVYTDSGYVNGPYAEWFEDLYTEVAGEYRTLFNKEILPAGTVHNGYFSKDKKGDKGKFTDTTGNAAKDEDTYNLIMRDKERLLSLDNPLKFIFSHSALREGWDNPNVFQICTLSNSTSAIKKRQEIGRGMRLP